A genomic region of Thunnus albacares chromosome 4, fThuAlb1.1, whole genome shotgun sequence contains the following coding sequences:
- the si:dkey-156n14.3 gene encoding zinc finger protein ZXDC: MEIQGLSDAQNIHSQHGALHCTTSSPLRSATGSIPRFISTENEADRLLESPEPQRDNNNNTRPRTSPFRLLAENGSGADCSTVSKPQPTDKKHLLDDRPSPALRNVNTEKENELNALFAPQEFVRTAWKYGVESGDTVMQMALPLFEGEEEPMPQRQQTFPVLRQQREDGASKQPSLASHSAAAPGSSNTAHRADRNTQELYVVFNVVQDDGNGEANKHRADVSCKDGDKMKGKTPECSKASSCGPMEVGNSSNVILRESNDNLNCLEAQALKKTEHVYNLLNDNCTAVNAKQTDYYHTVEDVVLTNKYGDKICGQICTENNEGKLARELSSQSRIDESSALISGNSSIVEAMDTSDFISDPVGLQDSVNPVTASTSPPASETFSGTITINNQSIIVTIENGILTLAAPPEGYVHKEDDMVSLKEHLGMKDHEDIVLLNYDSGTKSIGKISTLAVSSSSQQEEPRPGVSVSDSELALVDDCSLSELGTSLDSCPIVKQEAGVLCAVTEADLVTPSPKATVTDCDNEDFQSVQLFRSKKETVASFGCPEAGCSFTFDTRQKLKVHLLNHAEDPRPYQCTVEGCGWAFATSYKLKRHLQSHDKQRPHTCQFEGCGRRFTTVYNLKAHVKVHEQDNAFICEICSERFRSATRLTNHQRVHFEPQRPHKCEFPGCEKTFITFSALFSHNRTHFRETGHFTCTYPGCDKTYDKACRLKIHLRSHTGERPFVCDSEGCGWSFTSMSKLLRHKRKHDDDRRFVCTEEGCGKSFTRAEHLKGHSITHLGTKPFQCHAEGCNAKFSARSSLYIHSKKHKQDASTLRTRCPVANCSKHFSSRSSLKSHMLKHHHLSPDVLSQMETTPTLTPSSELISSTPTTVAGPGIAGGDQLTNLDLSSLFSSVPGGTAPTAGIGVGIPVGGSSSNGTFTMDLSLVSSGILTIDPSSVGTALSASTNTTLAKAVDPLILAASADMGPHHGLEGTVGDVLPPQGTLNLDDVQTVTPEALGTLTALTMQGPGASVDPTLQHPLSSSSALSVEPTASLAVAPVAELLASPSKVVEVGGQGGAGPLLGCVEVLGPQEGAKVLTQFVFPGHSSSFSPQKDPELSAVSPSSFLESGGSARTDYRAIQLAKKKKQIGPSASSGGSGSSQRKTKGVKSSSASAPLASSGARYGEGAAAANGGLTLRDPVTGAQYVQIQLLQDDPASDGDLAFQLSSQPSSSHSQLTVDLPVNILQEPSVMTEDDNGSDNSQFTGSTINLQDLE; the protein is encoded by the exons ATGGAAATCCAGGGGCTTTCTGATGCCCAAAACATTCACTCGCAACATGGCGCCCTACACTGTACCACTTCGTCTCCACTTCGATCAGCAACAGGGTCGATACCTCGGTTTATTTCCACCGAAAATGAAGCGGATAGACTACTGGAGTCGCCTGAACCTCAAagggacaacaacaacaacaccaggCCGAGGACATCTCCGTTTCGCCTACTGGCGGAAAATGGTAGCGGGGCGGACTGCTCGACTGTCAGCAAACCGCAACCAACCGATAAGAAACATTTGCTGGACGACAGACCCAGTCCTGCACTTCGTAAcgtgaacacagagaaagaaaatgagctAAACGCACTGTTTGCTCCGCAGGAGTTTGTTAGGACTGCCTGGAAGTACGGGGTAGAAAGCGGGGATACTGTAATGCAAATGGCGCTGCCTCTGTTTGAAGGGGAAGAGGAACCGATGCCGCAGCGGCAGCAAACGTTTCCAGTTTTACGGCAGCAGCGTGAGGACGGCGCCTCCAAGCAGCCTTCACTGGCCAGCCACAGCGCTGCTGCGCCGGGGAGCTCCAACACCGCACACAGGGCGGACAGAAACACCCAGGaactgtatgttgtttttaatgtcgTACAAGATGATGGCAACGGGGAGGCAAACAAACACCGAGCGGATGTATCATGTAAGGATGGCGATAAAATGAAAGGTAAAACGCCAGAGTGCTCTAAAGCAAGTTCCTGTGGCCCCATGGAGGTTGGAAACAGCAGTAACGTTATTCTGCGTGAATCTAATGACAACTTGAACTGTCTTGAAGCTCAGGCCTTGAAAAAAACTGAGCATGTTTATAATTTACTAAACGACAATTGTACCGCGGTTAATGCTAAACAGACGGACTATTATCACACTGTCGAAGACGTTGTTTTGACAAACAAATATGGCGATAAGATCTGTGGCCAGATTTGTACCGAAAACAATGAAGGCAAACTGGCCCGGGAGCTGTCGTCGCAGTCCCGTATTGACGAGAGCAGTGCCTTGATTTCAGGGAACTCGAGCATTGTGGAAGCCATGGACACTTCTGACTTCATTTCAGACCCAGTGGGGCTGCAGGACAGTGTAAACCCGGTCACGGCCTCCACAAGTCCGCCTGCTAGCGAAACATTTTCCGGTACTATCACGATAAACAACCAAAGCATCATAGTGACCATAGAGAACGGGATACTGACTCTTGCTGCCCCGCCAGAGGGCTATGTTCACAAAGAGGATGACATGGTCAGCTTGAAGGAGCATCTAGGTATGAAAGACCATGAGGATATTGTTCTTCTCAACTATGACAGTGGCACTAAATCCATCGGGAAGATCAGCACGTTGGCAGTGTCCAGCTCCAGCCAGCAGGAAGAACCCAGGCCCGGGGTGTCTGTGAGTGACTCTGAGCTGGCTCTGGTGGATGACTGTTCCCTGTCTGAGCTGGGCACCTCTCTGGACTCCTGTCCCATCGTCAAGCAGGAGGCAGGGGTGCTGTGTGCTGTAACAGAGGCTGATCTGGTCACACCATCCCCTAAAGCCACTGTCACAGACTGTGACAACGAGGACTTCCAGTCTGTCCAGCTATTCAGGTCCAAGAAAGAGACTGTAGCCTCTTTTGGCTGTCCAGAAGCCGGCTGCTCCTTTACTTTTGACACCCGACAGAAACTCAAGGTTCACCTCCTGAACCATGCAGAGGACCCACGCCCCTACCAGTGCACTGTGGAGGGCTGCGGCTGGGCTTTTGCCACCTCCTACAAGCTTAAGCGGCATCTTCAGTCCCATGACAAGCAGCGGCCACACACCTGTCAGTTTGAAGGCTGCGGACGACGTTTCACCACGGTCTACAACCTGAAGGCTCATGTCAAAGTCCATGAGCAGGATAATGCCTTCATCTGTGAGATCTGCAGCGAGAGGTTTCGCAGTGCTACACGACTCACCAATCACCAGAGGGTCCACTTTGAGCCCCAGAGGCCCCACAAGTGTGAATTCCCAG gCTGTGAGAAAACATTCATCACCTTCAGTGCCCTCTTCTCCCACAATCGCACTCACTTCAGAGAAACTGGCCACTTCACCTGCACCTACCCAGGCTGCGACAAGACGTACGACAAGGCCTGTCGCCTCAAGATTCATTTGAGAAGTCACACCG GTGAGAGGCCGTTTGTCTGTGACTCCGAGGGCTGTGGTTGGTCCTTTACTAGTATGTCAAAGCTGCTCCGACACAAACG GAAACATGATGATGATCGCCGTTTCGTCTGCACAGAGGAAGGTTGTGGGAAGTCATTCACCCGGGCAGAGCATCTCAAGGGTCACAGTATCACCCATCTGGGCACCAAACCCTTCCAGTGCCATGCAGAAG gTTGTAATGCCAAGTTCTCAGCTCGCAGCAGCCTGTACATCCACTCCAAGAAACATAAGCAGGACGCCAGCACCCTGAGGACCCGCTGTCCCGTGGCCAACTGCTCCAAGCACTTCTCCTCCCGCAGCAGCCTTAAGAGCCACATGCTCAAACACCACCACCTCAGTCCTG ATGTTCTGAGTCAGATGGAGACCACACCCACTCTGACCCCCAGCAGCGAGCTCATCAGCTCCACCCCAACAACAGTTGCTGGGCCTGGTATTGCCGGAGGGGACCAGCTGACTAACTTGGACCTGAGTTCTCTTTTCTCCAGCGTGCCCGGAGGCACCGCGCCCACCGCTGGTATCGGAGTGGGAATTCCCGTGGGCGGGAGCAGCTCTAATGGCACTTTCACCATGGACCTGTCCCTGGTGAGCTCAGGCATCCTTACCATCGACCCCTCCTCAGTTGGCACTGCACTCAGCGCCAGCACCAACACCACGTTGGCCAAGGCTGTGGACCCTCTCATCCTCGCAGCCAGTGCTGATATGGGTCCCCACCACGGTCTGGAGGGAACGGTGGGTGACGTCCTGCCACCACAGGGCACCCTCAATCTGGATGATGTGCAGACTGTCACCCCTGAGGCCCTGGGAACACTCACGGCTCTCACCATGCAGGGCCCCGGTGCCTCTGTGGACCCCACCCTGCAGCACCCACTTAGCTCCTCCAGTGCTCTGAGCGTGGAGCCCACAGCCTCCCTGGCCGTGGCCCCTGTCGCCGAGCTGCTAGCCTCACCCTCTAaggtggtggaggtgggtgGCCAGGGAGGAGCAGGGCCTCTGCTGGGCTGTGTGGAGGTGCTGGGACCTCAGGAGGGAGCAAAAGTCCTCACACAGTTTGTTTTCCCCggtcacagcagcagcttcagtccacAGAAAGACCCGGAGCTCAGCGCAGTGTCACCAAGCAGCTTCCTG GAGAGTGGAGGCTCAGCCAGGACTGACTACAGAGCCATCCAGCTGGCcaagaaaaagaagcagataGGCCCCTCAGCCTCCtctg GGGGTTCAGGATCGAGTCAGAGAAAAACTAAAGGAGTGAAGTCTTCCTCTGCTTCAGCACCGCTGGCTTCCTCTGGTGCTCGTTATGGTGAGggagctgcagcagccaatGGGGGCCTGACTCTGCGCGACCCCGTCACCGGGGCCCAGTATGTCCAgattcagctgctgcag gacgACCCAGCCAGTGATGGAGACCTGGCCTTCCAGCTGAGCTCTCAGCCCTCCAGCTCCCACTCCCAGCTCACTGTCGACCTGCCTGTCAACATTTTacaa GAACCTTCAGTGATGACAGAGGACGACAACGGCTCCGACAACTCGCAGTTCACAGGAAGCACAATCAACCTCCAGGACTTGGAATGA